The genomic interval CCAGGAACACACTCCTGCTCCGCCCCTTCAGAACCCCGAAGTAATCCAAAGAAGGGGACTTGCAGCCACTAGGTGGCGCGCTGCCTTTCCCAGCAGCACGCACAGTTCTAGGACTGGGGCACTAGAGGGAGGCAAATCCCAATTTCACCAGAATGCGATAAAGGAAGGTGGTTTGGAATGCTAAGTAACGTTTCATAACATAGGAAATGTTACCTTTGCTGGCGTCAGGCGCTTAGCCTCTGCTGGCTCTGGCCTGAAGCAATCACAGGTTCTGAGATCTCAAAGGTCTTCACGATCTCCTGGTGGAGAACAGAGAACATTTTGGGCACTGGGTTTACGGCAAATGCCGTTTGGGAGACAGAACTACCCCGGGGAAAGGGGCAAGGGGCAAGGCTTTACCTCCCAGTCTCGGTAACTCAAAGCTATGATTCCTTGATTCCTAATTTGGGTGTTTTGGTCAAttccctcactttcttcattAATATTAACAGGCTCTGTTGGAAAGACAAAAGTTTTCAAAGGTTATCGAATCACAGGAGGTAGGCTGAAGGGAAACTGTTGAACAGGAATGAAGCCTGTATCGAAAAGACACTTATAATATTACATACTTATTAGGATCCCACGCATCATTGACTTGTTATAGTGTTGTAGCAAGTAATccatttgcttccatttttaaaaaaccccacaagatGGAGTGACACGTTGCAATCATTTAAAAACCTCTGCAGATCTAAGTACTAACCACAGAGCTGAGCCCTAGTGAGTCGGAGAGAAATTAAGAGCTTTTAAAGTAACAATAAAGGCAATGGATGTACTTGATTCTCTGCAGGAGACCTTAGGAAACAAAGGACTCATGGAGACCGGTGAAATTAGTTGAGAAAGATTCTcccaaggagaggagggaggtggcttcagggaaaaatagaaggaaggaaagtacaATAGTAACTGCAATTACAAACATTCTAGATAAAAACTGGAGGGACTTTCTTGTCAATCTTTAAGGCAGTAAGTGTTGAGTCAATGATACAGATGAACCCTCTGGCTTTAAATGATGGCGATATTTTCAGTAAAGATACAGCAACGTAAAAGTTCGATACCTAAAATGCAAACTCATTTACATTTAGAAAGCTGCATTTCATGAACTCTAATAACACATACGTTTTCTCAAAAACTAATCTTAACATAGTATCCTTTACCTATTATTGGCAGTCGGTCTTGGTCAAGCTTTATTCTTGCAAAACCATCCTAAAACACAAACATGACTTTAGATTTGGATTCAAAAACcgatttaaaaaattagatccAAAACCTGTAACCACTGGATGAAAAGCATTATTCCTTAATTAGAAAGCTCCATATCCCAGACACTCAAAATGTATCATAACAATAATGAGATTACGTAGACAAGAAGATACATGGGGCTTCCCTCAGGTTTCTGATCAGCCTCTATCCTGAGGATCTGCTAAATAAAACCGAAACTGGCTTATCTCTTTAACTGATTCATGCGTATTTTTGAACACTCCATATTTTATCAGGTGTTAGCTCATCATCTACCGTTGACAAAATATGCCTTTGTTATCATTTCTGGGAAGATACTCTGGTCAGTACAAGATTTTTGTTTAAGGTTAAAATCAAATTCATCTTACTTATGCAGCAGTGCAACCTGTTACAAGACTAAAGATAGGTCTAAAGTAtacttcttttcttatatttcagtatatttttgagtagggttttttttgaaccttctattttgaaataatttcaaactgaaAGAGCTACAAGGCTACTATAAAGAACCTTTatggtatatgtattttttaagtttatttattttgagagagagagagcgagcgtgtgcCCACATATGCGACAGGGGaatggcagaaggagagaatcccaagcaggttccacagttagcgcagagcctgacgtggggctcaaatccacaaaccgtgagattatgacctgaatggagatcaagagtggatgcctaaccaactgagccacccaggcacccccccttccTATATTCTTTACCGAGCTTCACGAAGTTTTTCACCAAGTTTTTTTCACCAAACTTCACTGTTAAAGTTTTGCCACATCATTTCACTCTCTCTACATATtcatttgtaattgttttttaagtttatttatgttggaaaagagacagcaagtgggagagggccagacagagagagagagagagtgagcgagagagaatcccaagcaggctacacactgtaaacacagagcctgatgcagaacccacgaaccttgagatcataacctgagctgaagttgggacacttaactgactgacccacccagacaccactgtactagtaattaaaaaaaaaaaattttttttaatgtgtacttttgagagagagagagagagaccgtgcacatgagtgggggagtggcagaaagagagggagacacagaatccgaagcaggctccaggctctgagctgtgagcacagagcccgatgcggggcttgaacccacaaaccatgagatcatgacctgagctgaagtcagacgcttaaccaactgagctacccaggcaccccaaatttttttaagtttatttctttatttttgagagagacagagacagtgcaattgggagaggggcagagagaaagagaaagagagagagagagagagagagagagagagagagaattccaagcaggctctgtgctgccaacacAGAGGCCGAtatagggcctgaactcacaaaaccaggaggtcatgacttgagccaaaactaagagtcctatgcttaacaGGCTGGGCCACCCATGCACCCCGCCcatattagtaatttttatgagataataaatgataGCCTGCTCCCTTTCCTTAGTACTTTCAGTATATGGTTCTTGAGGAGAACAAGACATTTTCTTACCTAACATGGCAACTATCAGATGTGGGCAATTTAAATTTGGGAAATTGAACATTTATACCACACTGTTCTCTAATTTATAGTTCCATACTCAAACTCTGCCAatcctttttataaataatttccaaaatgtaaaagcaagctcacaacttctttttttaaggttacttattatgttgagttatctctacacccaacgtggggctcgaactcatgaccctgagatcaagagtcatatgctccatcgacggagccggccaggcgcccttCGCGCACAAATTTTCAGCTAGTTTCTTCTGCCTGTGTGCCAATGTTTTGCTACAAcgcaaatacatacatacatactggtTAGTACAAACACCTCTGCCGGCTCCCACCCATAGCTTTTACTATGTACCCTCTTAAAagctataaaagataaaaaagagaaataatcttaAATCTTACCCTTATAATGAAGGAAACATGAAAGATGTTTTCCACTGTTCGGGGAAAAGAATGTGGATCAACCACAAAGTCAAAGAAGGACATAGGAGTATCAGCTgtagacaaaaaagaaaacaaaaaaattcttcaaaacgGGAAAGATGGATTTTGCCAATCAGTAAGACCAATATTCTCTTGTGCgcacagaggaaggaaatgggCCCTCAACCTGCTGTTGGGAGTATAAAGGGATACAGCCCTTCTGGAGACCAATTTGGCCTACCTATTATAAAATACGTATGCCCACTGATCTGGCAACCCTCCTCCTACAGAAATGTCGGCAGGTGCATGCAAAGCTGTGTGCCAGGATTCTCTGCTACACTGGCTTTCAGGAGAGTAAGATGCTACAAAGAACTTCCACTCGTCCACTCACGGGGGACTTGTTCAATGTATTTATGACACAGCCCTACAACGGGAATCACTGAAGAGAAGGGCGATCTACCCGTATCGACGTAGAAGAATGTCGACGTGGAAAACTCAGGTTGCGGAAGAACGTGTGTATTATGATTAGCtttgaaaaaagcaaaaccagcAACGATGCCCAACTTACTTATGTGCATAGTTACATAACTGACATAAAGCTAAGACGATCTGAGCACGCAAGGCACGCCATACAAGGGTCTGCCTCTAGGGAGCGAGAAGTGGAACAGCTACTTGACTCTACTGCTCTCACTTCTATGGCACCTTTTGTAACACAAAAAATAccccatcttttaaaaacaaaaatgaaaagttacttTGCCAACAACCTCACATGGGATATCTAAAGGAGAGAAGCTGCGTTACATATATAGGCCGAAAAGCAATCAAAATGATTCAAACATTGTACAGAACCCAAAATGCGTTTTAAAAACTAACTTCTCATCGAAAGGGACATGTGTCTAACTGATAAATACAAACTGCTCTACTTGAACTTGGTATCATACTTACGATCCTCTCGGAAATAGGTCTGCAATAATCCCAAAATTCTTTCCACTTCCTTTTCTGTTGCTTCTTGATGAGATTCTTCCATTTCACTTAACTGAAAACACAAAGTCGTTACCAGACTGATCTACTTGCCTGTTTGCGTTTTCTGCCCTCTTCCACGCCCATATTCGTCTAAATGTCTTTTATTAGGGATCACTACCAGTTTTGACCCCCATCTTAaaatttgcagttaaaaaaaaaaaaaccaaaaactttgtTTCAGTTAACATTTTTCTATCAATTTTTTAACAGAGGAGTTAACATGACCAAATCAACCATGTTCAGGttgaacataaataaaatagcacaacACAAAAAGTGGTTCAGAACcgtggttctcaactgggagtGATTTTTGCCTCTTGGGGACATTTGCCAATACCTGGAgatgtttttggttgtcacaactggggatgggggaggaggcggctactggcatctagtggaaaGAGGCCAAGGATTGCTATGGGGCCTCCTGCATCGCACAGGACAGCCAATCATGATGGACAATGTTCCTGCCCCCAGGGCTGACTGTGCTGAGGCTGAGAGCCCCTGATCCACTACAGAAAGGAATTAAAACTAAGACAAGGGTTAACCCGGTAAAACGTTTAAAAGCTTAAATTATTTAAGCGATTATTTAAGTAACCAAACCTGACTCCAGACCCTAAAGCTTAGAAAAGATGGCCAAATTGCATGTATATTATATTAACAGCTACTTTAACCGTAGGCATTTTCAGAAGACAAACCTGGTCAGGCATGGTCTTCTTCTCTTCTGTCGTGGGACCTTTTCTCGGACGATCGCTTCGTGGCTTTGGCACAGGGAACTCTCCTTGTATTGAACCCAACCTAATGAAAAATATGCTTTCATGtccttttttgcttgttttctaaaCCAATTCCACTAACTGGAAGCAGCTCCCACGGAATGGTCAGATTCAGACCAGGCTTCAGTGCTGTATGAGCTGACATCAGACCAAAACTCTGGTCAGGTCTGTGACATCCTTTCTgctccctctgtttctcaaagAACTCCTAGGAGCTTCTCTCAATTACATATACCTCCTCAAACACCTTCATATTTTGCTTTCAACAGCAGACCGGTCAATATGCCTGTGGTCTTCCCAGCTAGCCTACTGTGTTCTTGGCAAAGCCAACTTCAGATCAGGGAAGAAGAACatgtggggaagaggagaaaacagcTCCCCTGGGGGTTAAAAGCCTTTGGACTAGGGGTGCCAGTGCCGAGGCTCACAGCCTCGGACTACGGAACATACCTGTCTCGGGAGAACAGTTCAAACAGAAGCCATGGGATTCTTTTCCCCTATGGACTCCCCGTACCCCCTAAAAAAGGCCCAAATGCAGACTTAAGCTACAGTAATAGATGTACCACGCAGCGATCACGGCCCTGAAAACATAGACCCGTGTGGTCCCTCCGCCTGAGGAGTTCAAAGGGTGCAGTGTAGATGGACAGATCCAAATCCACACACACGTGTCCATTTCAGCGCAATGGGGTGGATCCCACAGCATCATACTAGAATAATACTGTGGTGCTGGGAGCGCATGTGGCCAGAGGTCTACCCAGACGTGGGAGTGATCTGGTTGCGATCTCTGATCTTGCCTTCTATCTGTCCGGAGAAGTTACTGGAGGCTTCCAAGTTAGGGTCTGGGACATCAGCAAACATTCCCAGGTGGAAAAGATGGGGGAAGACATTGTAGGCCAAAGACACAGCAAGTGCCAGGGCACACAGCTGTAAGCACTTCACTGTGGGTGCAACTTTGGCAGGATGAGGAGACAAAGTTTAAGGCACAGCATCAAAGGCTCCCTTTAGATCTTGGGATTTAGGACAGAGCCAagaactcaacagcaaaaaacagaGATTTGGACTTTATCCTCTAACGAAGAAGTGTGACCTTTATGCTGTAATGGAGGCAGTGCTAACTGCCTGTGCTAACTcaaggctttttaaaaacctaggcCTCGCCCCACACCTGTGCATCTCCAGAGCCTTCTAACTGAGGCGCTACCACTCTCGGGAGGTTTGCAAGGGTAAATCAGAACAGACAAACCGCCCAGGAGCTATATAGCACTTAAGAAGAAACAACAGCAGGAAGAATCTGCTGGGGGACCCAGCCAGAGCATTTGAAGATGGTCTTAGAGAAGAACCAGTGAGCACCATTCTTAGTTTCTCCAAAAGGACTGAACTAGGAAATGAAGACGGAAGCTAATgtgagtataaaaaaaaaaaaaaaaaaacttttcaaaactaGACCTGTATCCAAAAAATCAACCAGGCACTTATGTGACCGTGACTCAAGCAGGCTTCAAGTATAGGTCAGTTGATCGTCCGACAGGAAATTACAGTAAGTGGCACTTTACATACATTGGTAGGATGTGAAGATACTCTCCATAAGAGGTATCGTCCTCCTACATGGTAAGGATTAAAGGTGACAAAACAAAGCCAGACGTTTTTGCCCCAGACCGGAAGTCTCACATACTAGGAAACAAAGGAGCCGGCAGGGCACCTAGTAAGAGGTCCTGGCCCACAGCCTTCCTTGCTTAAATTAAGCAGGATGAGGATCCATCCACATCGAGATTTTATGGGCTTTTCAATCAAAGTTTATAAAGTCTCCAAACAATGGCATCATGACTGTCACCTCCACAATACCAAATAATGTTTGTTCCTACAACGAAAAAACAACTTAAGGTTTACAAATGACTGGtctgtcagatttttaaaataatcttacagAAAGTGGAATGTATGGGTTTTATTAAAggtgttttctgctgttttgcCTGATATTTTCCAGGAGTCATAGACTATGAATTCAAAATCAGAACTATCTTCATCACGGATGAGTTCTTCAGCTTCTAGCGGATTTACACCCATATGTGTCAGCTACAAaaatgaagggaaacaaaaaaccCCAGTTAAGCCACAAGCAATCATTCACCACATCAAATAATCTGCATCAGTAAACTTTAAGAGGCCAGAGGCAAAGCCTGTTTCCAAGGCCCTAACACGCTGGCTAAATTTCTTTCGATACAGATAATTTCATACATAAATTCCAACTTTCAAAGGCAGAAACACGAGAATGAATGAACTTAGTCCATCAAAGTATTAGGAAAGCAGTTCCGGCATACAAATCTGAAATCACGTCCCAAATCAAAGCCTCCAACACAGAACAGGCCAGGTTTAGCTGGCTCTCGGATTTTCATTTTAGCCAGCCTCCTAGAGACCACTACTCAGCTTGCGTCTCAGTATATCCAGAGAGCAGTGGCCTAGCGTCAGAGAATCATTCATCCTAAAACTGCCTTCCTGCGAAGAGTTGCCGGAAGTTTAGTAATTCTCTCATCCCCAACTATCTTACAGAAAATGAAAGTGCTTTGATTACATTATAGAATTATAAAATGCCTCCAAGTTAtcaaattaaaacagtaatatcAAATATGAACAATCAAACAGCTCTCAAGGAGCTGACCCCTATTAAAGGCAATCAAGTTGTAAAGAAAAAGGCTGCAAGAACCAGATCAGGGACATAAGGTCGGCATCCatcacccccgccccctgccaccttgtctccccccacccccccccccacacacacgtgGGAGGACGGGTCCATTTCTGTCTGGTCCAGTCTACCagtctttttttaatagaaccTATATTTGATGTACTCAGAAGGATCTTCCCCACCCAGCCATCACAGAGCTATTAATTTAGGGTTTTACTCTGAATGCCTTAAAGACTTCCggaatttattttgatttgttcaagtacacagctcacttggataaataccagtaattttaaaaaagacaacccagTATATGGTCATTTTATTTGTTCAGCTGTATGTTAGTGTGCATTTTCCAAATGCATTATGCCTCAcgataaaaaagttaaaaaagaagattttacggttttaaatgtaagttaaatttcagttttaaaccatttaaggttttaaaaacaacagaaaactcaTCTGCCCCCTGCctttacaaaagaatgaatgtatCTGGTCCGATCTCACAGTACTAAATCACTTTAATAGCCATTTGACAAACATTCAGTCAGAAATTCAAAGGTCTAGCAGAAATGCTAGGACAGAGCTTCGCTCAGAgtagaaccaaaaaaaaagaaaaaaaaaaaatcaacaacaggGTAAAATGCACGGTCAGCTTCATTGTGCCTTTTTTGGTAAATCCAccaaggaaaaattttttaattttgggtaaCAACCATCcaaaagaaaggtaaataaaaccACCACAAAAAGACCCACAAAATAGCAAAACCCTAAGCATATTCATGTGGTTCCCATTTATTCTCAaagacagaggagaggggcacctgggtggctcagtcggttcagcgtccgacttcggctcaggtcatgatctcatggctcgtgggttcgagccccacatggggctctgtgctgactgctcagagcctggagcctgcttcggattctgtgtctccctctctctctgcccctcccctgctcatgctctgtctctgtctctcaataatacataaatgttaaaaaaaaaaaaaaaaaaagaaaagacagaggagaACTTGCCCCCCAGGCCTAACTCATCTCCAGCTGAGCTCTGCCACCTGCTGCGTGGGTTTTGTCCAGCCAGGACAAAGGGTCCCCAGTCACTGAGAATGAGCTAGAATACTTACGAACTGATAGTTCAGGGGGAAAATGGCCATTTGTAAATAAACGTAGCACCCAGAATCTTTACTTCGAATGCTAAGAGATTTCGAAACCTCTAGGCTGCCGCCCTGTATTCCTCGACATGGCTCTCCTGTCATCGTTTACCTTGGTGAGATGAGATCTCTTTGAGGGAATCTGAGACTTgtgccccaccacccccccaagaaaaggaaaaaggaagtgaaagcCATTTGCATACAGATCTAATCAAAGCAGATAATTAATCTGTGACCTGGGACACATTTTTTAAGATTCCGCAGCTTTGAACTTACTAGAGTTTCAACGTAGCGCAACATATCGAACGAGTTCAGATCAGAACGCAGCTGCTTTGCCTTCTCTTTGCCCAAATCTGAAGCCAAAACAAGAAACTGGGCATCCAGGACTGCTTCTCTTGCCCGGGACACTGttcaaaaagagaaggaaaatacacATGATTCACAGGGATTTTCCCGAAATTTCCACCTACTTACTTGCCATTTCCCACTggaccaaccaaaaaaaaaaaaaaaggaaacataccCATCTCCCTCTAAAACCTGGCTGTCATGCCCAACCCACCAAAATCTGGAGTCAAAGCTGACCAGTCctccgggctctgtgcagacagttcagagcctggagcctgcttcagattctgtgtcttcctctctctctctctctctctctcaaaaataaataaacattaaaaaaaaagctgaccaGCCCTCCTAAaagcccctctccctccaggtTCCTTCTCCTTCTGTGACCTGAACTACCATCTCTTTATAGCTTGGGTTCAACAAAGCCTGTCTCCTCTCTTAACACCCAGCTTctcccgcgccccccccccccgcccccaatgcCAGCAGCCCCACCTCGGCGTCCCTCCTCAACGCGAGCGGAGGTAAGTCAAAAGACAAGCCTGCTCCGTGTAAGGCCTGGTGGCTTGTTGAGCAGCCACCACAAACCGTCAGGGGACATCAACAGAAATAATGGCATCGTCTGGGCAGTCAGCCTAAGGACTCACGCCCCGGGTGCCAGCCCGGGCCACCACGTGGACAGAGGCCACGCAGCAGGGCGGCGACCCTGAGGACGGAGGGCCCGAAGGCGTTTGACAGAGGACCCGGGATTTAAGACAAGCTATACCgagaaaaagatttaaacaggAGTCAAGAAGGGAGCAGGACGACGAAGTGTGCAGAGGCGAGGGACCGGCCCTTTGGAGGAGACGGCGGGGCTGGCGGGACTGGGAGGGTGAAGAGGGCCCTGGGAACACCCGGAAAGGCAAACCGGAAAGGGAGCCAAGAAGAGGCGAAGGCGGCAAAGTTCAAGTACAGAAACACCTGTGCCTGGCGTGCTCCCGGAGGCCTTGTGGGTATCACGCTTCCTGAACACACACCTCCAGTGGCTGAACTTGGCTGACTCCCGTTTTTGCTTTTATACATcattcttctccctttttatttcgGGGGTGCTGCTGCGGGAGCGACCATGCgtgagagagggaagcagaggccaGGCTGCTCCGAGTGCCTTGCCTGCTGGCCTCACAGCACGGTCGGCGAGAAAAGCGCAGACTTCTCGGTCACAGCTGGCTTTCAGGCTCCCACCGAGGAAAAACCATGAGTGCCAAGGATCTAGAATTCTGTGTTTGCTGAGCAAGTGAGTAACTTTGCCTTAAAGAGGTGACCCAGTCAGCACAGGGGCATCAGCCGGGGAGGGAGTGATGTGTGGCTCAAGAACTAGTAAGATGCACAGTAAAGTGGCAAAGGGGTGAATGAGTCACAGACAGCGCTAACAAGGGGTGAGGAGGGATTTAACCAGGTGAAAGGGAAACGCTCAGTTCTGGGAGGTTTTAACGAGATTTAGCAAATGTGGGAGACCAAGATGGGGAACGGTGCAGAGGCTGTGACCAGGGCTAGAAAGACACTCATTTGAGAACATGCAGACACGGCAATGTTAAAAGCAAGCAACAGTTAAGCCATTAGTCGGACTGGGAAATTACTAGAAAGAAAGGGTCTGGTCCTCAAAGAACATGAAGAATTGTCTGGGCAGCACAAGTTGTTGACTCTTCCTTACCACCAAATTTGTCTGCATTCTGCCTTTCTGCTGCCACAGAACTGTTAGGGGGACGGTAGGGAAAGTGGTCTGGGGACTTGCTCTAGGGTTCGGGGCCCCAGTGCCTACATCAGGGGATGCCCGACCTGCCTTCTGTCTTTGAACAGACTACTGCTGCCACAAACCCTTTTAATTcaaaccaagatttttttttttttcattttgagagagagagagagagagagagagcacatgcacacccatcgggaaggggcagagagagaatcccaagcaggctccacgctgccagtgaggagtcctacatggggctcaaactcaccgaaccatgagaccacgacctgagccaaaatcaagggtcggatgcttaaccgactgagccacccaggtgccccaaaccatgattgttttttaaactccCCTCTCCCCATGGAGGGTGCTCAGTGCTCTGACatatctctttatctctctctcaccaccccccTACTAGAGACCAACAGCTCCACTAGTGGACATGGCCActacacccctgccccccaccataGGCGGACCAATAAcaaggagctgggaggagggcaggacTAGAAATAGGATGTCACAGCCCAGCTCAGTTCTTCTttaattcatccattcaacaaacgcaccctggggatacagcagtcGATACCACAGAAAGATAAAGATAATTCATGCAAGTATAATACAAGTTCTCAACCTTGAACGAGCAACAGAACCACCTGGGGGGCTTGCTAAAACAGGCTGCTGGCTGCGCCCCCAGAATTTCACATAAAGCCTTCAATACACCTCAGGGAATGGTAAGCACAACACAAGCAGTATAACCACTCCAACGAGAAAGCTTCCAAAACTAGTAAAGAAAACACTACTATATTATGTGGGAATTGTTTGATGTCAATAATATGGCTCttatataaaactaataaaaaattatcCTAAAACTTACAATAAAAAGCtcccatatataaaataatgaattaccTCCATTAAACAGAGTGTTGGCCTCTTCAAGGACCTCAGTTAGTTTGTCGCTGGCATTCAGTATATCCTCTCGGTTTTCTACGTAAAGAAATACAAGGTTTGGCAAATGTGCTCATCATTCACCAAGTCCTTAACAAAGTGGTCACCTGGGGTGCTGAGGagtcctgcccctgctccctgggGTGATTATTTCACACATCTCTATCTTTTTAACCAAAGCGTCTCCGAAAGAGAAAGGTGACTGTACCTTTAAGGAGCATGAACTTTAAAAGGGGCCTTGCTGCCTTTAACCTTCACCCAAAGGGCTCCACTGCTTCTGCAGCCTCCGAGGAGCGCTCCtaacagtggttcccaaactctGCAAGCCACAGGGGCCCCTGGAGGGAGGGCCACCCGACAGATGGGACGCGCCACCCCGAGTTTCGGAGTGGGTAGGTCCGGGGTGCGGTCCTGGTACGAGCCATTTCTGACAGCTCCCTGGTGGCGCCGCCCGCGCTGGGCGGGCGACCCCTCGCGGGACCCACCGACTGCCAGATACGACACCCGGGACCCGAGCCCCGCCGCCACCCCTTCCCGGCCGTCTGGGTTCGGGCGGCGCCGTCCGGCCCCCTGGGGGCCCGCGCGCCCCCGCCAAGGTCGCGCGGCTCGCTCCACGCGACGGCGCGGGGCCACCCGGCGAGCCAATCGAGGCGCGGCCGGGCGGCGCGGGGTGGGCGCGGGCTCCGTTGACCAGCCGGGCCGCGCGGGCCTGCGTCCCGCACCTgcccccgcccgcgccccgcctTACGTTGGACCGAGTTGATGAGCGCCCGGTACTGATGGCGGATCTGGCGGCACAGGCCGTGGTCGGTCTCCGCCTCCAAGCTCGCGGGGTCCACCATCTCGTCC from Leopardus geoffroyi isolate Oge1 chromosome D2, O.geoffroyi_Oge1_pat1.0, whole genome shotgun sequence carries:
- the NSMCE4A gene encoding non-structural maintenance of chromosomes element 4 homolog A isoform X1, which produces MSGDSSGRRSEGRGRGRDPHRDRTRSRSRSRSPLSPVSRRGAAPERREAPERPSLEEAEPSDSGDEMVDPASLEAETDHGLCRQIRHQYRALINSVQQNREDILNASDKLTEVLEEANTLFNGVSRAREAVLDAQFLVLASDLGKEKAKQLRSDLNSFDMLRYVETLLTHMGVNPLEAEELIRDEDSSDFEFIVYDSWKISGKTAENTFNKTHTFHFLLGSIQGEFPVPKPRSDRPRKGPTTEEKKTMPDQLSEMEESHQEATEKEVERILGLLQTYFREDPDTPMSFFDFVVDPHSFPRTVENIFHVSFIIRDGFARIKLDQDRLPIIEPVNINEESEGIDQNTQIRNQGIIALSYRDWEEIVKTFEISEPVIASGQSQQRLSA
- the NSMCE4A gene encoding non-structural maintenance of chromosomes element 4 homolog A isoform X2; this encodes MSGDSSGRRSEGRGRGRDPHRDRTRSRSRSRSPLSPVSRRGAAPERREAPERPSLEEAEPSDSGDEMVDPASLEAETDHGLCRQIRHQYRALINSVQQNREDILNASDKLTEVLEEANTLFNGVSRAREAVLDAQFLVLASDLGKEKAKQLRSDLNSFDMLRYVETLLTHMGVNPLEAEELIRDEDSSDFEFIVYDSWKISGKTAENTFNKTHTFHFLLGSIQGEFPVPKPRSDRPRKGPTTEEKKTMPDQLSEMEESHQEATEKEVERILGLLQTYFREDPDTPMSFFDFVVDPHSFPRTVENIFHVSFIIRDGFARIKLDQDRLPIIGIELLRCCIFTENIAII